A part of Aegilops tauschii subsp. strangulata cultivar AL8/78 chromosome 2, Aet v6.0, whole genome shotgun sequence genomic DNA contains:
- the LOC109779016 gene encoding amino acid transporter AVT1I, giving the protein MDMSTANTDLPPSSGKTNFLKTCFNGINALSGVGLLSIPYALSQGGWLSLIVFMAIAVICFYTGLLLQRCMDSSSLVNTYPDIGAHAFGRKGRVIVATFMHLELYLVAIDFLILEGDNLHKLFPAASFRLGALRVSGKQAFVLAATLAVLPTTWFSSLNVLAYVAAGGALASLLLIAAVLWVGVFDGVGFRERGRLVRWDTMPSAMSLYSFCFSGHAVFPMLYTGMKDRKRFPMVLSLCFIVSTLSYGLMGIVGYLMYGDTLKSQITLNLPSASVAAKVAIYTTLVNPLAKYALVVAPVAEAAEGALGVGKSAPLRALVRTVLVVGTAVVALAVPFFADVVGLTGALLSCTATMLLPCLCYLKVRSKIGGDKGMGLETAACLAIVAIGTAIVGLGTYSSVKQIVRKL; this is encoded by the exons ATGGACATGAGCACTGCCAACACCGATCTGCCTCCGTCTTCCGGCAAGACAAACTTCCTCAAGACTTGTTTCAATGGAATCAATGCGCTCTCAG GGGTTGGGCTGCTCTCGATTCCATACGCACTGTCTCAGGGCGGATGGCTGAGCCTGATCGTCTTCATGGCCATCGCCGTCATCTGCTTCTACACCGGGCTTCTCCTGCAGAGGTGCATGGACTCCAGCTCGCTCGTCAACACCTACCCGGACATCGGAGCCCACGCCTTCGGCCGGAAGGGCCGCGTCATCGTCGCCACCTTCATGCACCTCGAGCTCTACCTCGTCGCCATCGACTTCCTCATCCTGGAGGGGGACAACCTGCACAAGCTCTTCCCGGCGGCGAGCTTCCGGCTCGGCGCGCTCCGTGTCAGCGGGAAGCAGGCGTTCGTGCTGGCGGCCACGCTGGCCGTGCTGCCGACCACTTGGTTCAGCAGCCTCAACGTGCTCGCCTACGTCGCTGCCGGCGGTGCGCTGGCGTCCCTTCTTCTCATCGCCGCCGTCTTGTGGGTCGGGGTGTTCGACGGCGTCGGGTTCCGCGAGAGGGGCAGGCTGGTGCGTTGGGACACCATGCCCAGCGCCATGAGCTTGTATTCCTTCTGCTTCAGTGGCCATGCCGTGTTTCCCATGCTATACACGGGGATGAAAGACAGGAAGAGGTTCCCCATG GTGCTGTCCCTGTGCTTCATCGTGAGCACACTCAGCTACGGCCTGATGGGCATCGTCGGGTACCTGATGTACGGCGACACGCTCAAATCCCAGATCACCCTCAACCTCCCGTCGGCGAGCGTGGCCGCCAAGGTGGCCATATACACGACGCTGGTGAACCCGCTGGCCAAGTACGCGCTGGTGGTCGCCCCCGTCGCCGAGGCCGCCGAGGGCGCGCTGGGCGTCGGCAAGAGCGCGCCGCTCCGCGCGCTCGTCAGGACGGTGCTCGTCGTCGGCACGGCTGTAGTCGCGCTGGCCGTGCCCTTTTTCGCCGACGTCGTGGGCCTCACAGGCGCTCTCCTCAGCTGCACGGCGACTATGCTGCTGCCGTGCCTCTGCTACCTCAAGGTCCGGTCAAAGATCGGCGGTGACAAGGGTATGGGGCTGGAGACTGCAGCTTGCCTGGCCATTGTCGCGATTGGCACCGCGATTGTTGGGCTGGGAACCTACAGTTCCGTGAAGCAAAT